A DNA window from Carassius gibelio isolate Cgi1373 ecotype wild population from Czech Republic chromosome A6, carGib1.2-hapl.c, whole genome shotgun sequence contains the following coding sequences:
- the LOC128015134 gene encoding cytohesin-interacting protein → MTASLQYIRKLLGKSSCATSNLLNTGHKTQKNTNDHKTIRNKDKRNVVQSQDKTTEQYIRKSVVLRRKENETFGFDIQKGSVERSISAEQDLGSCVCWVKEDSLAESSGLLTGDVIITVNSVCIAGSTLQQINELVQKSSILMLEVLRGATEKQRQLLRKLYLLQQQFTEKCEELQTLITEEVRLTRGAIENIQKPHTLPTGSSASTFSPIKQTES, encoded by the exons ATGACAGCATCTCTTCAATACATAAGAAAACTGCTGGGGAAAAGCAGCTGTGCGACAAGCAACCTGCTGAACActggacacaaaacacagaagAACACTAATGATCATAAAACAATCAGGAACAAAGATAAAAGAAAT GTTGTGCAATCCCAAGACAAAACGACAGAGCAGTatataag GAAAAGTGTTGTtttaagaagaaaagaaaatgaaactttTGGATTTGACATCCAG AAAGGCAGTGTTGAGAGAAGCATCAGTGCTGAGCAGGATTTGGGCTCATGTGTGTGTTGGGTGAAGGAGGACAGTCTTGCAGAGAGTAGTGGGTTATTGACCG GTGATGTTATTATAACAGTCAACAGTGTGTGCATTGCTGGATCCACTCTTCAGCAGATCAACGAGCTGGTTCAAAAATCCTCCATCTTAAT GTTGGAGGTTCTCAGAGGTGCTACAGAAAAGCAGAGGCAATTGCTTCGGAAGCTTTATCTCCTGCAG CAACAGTTTACAGAGAAATGCGAAGAGCTTCAGACACTCATCACAGAGGAAGTGCGTCTGACAagag GTGCCATTGAAAACATCCAGAAGCCTCATACTCTTCCTACAGGATCTTCTGCTTCCACTTTCAGTCCAATCAAACAGACTGAATCATGA